The following proteins are encoded in a genomic region of Herminiimonas arsenicoxydans:
- a CDS encoding putative exopolyphosphatase Ppx (Evidence 3 : Function proposed based on presence of conserved amino acid motif, structural feature or limited homology; Product type pe : putative enzyme), whose product MFAAVDLGSNSFRLHIGRHDGEVMRIVKSARDPVRLGAGLDSKGNLTAAAMEGALASLTRFNAILSSYPLSAVRVVATNTMRIAKNAAVFLPAAEAAIGYPIEIISGEEEGRLIYMGVASTLPSAAERRLVLDIGGGSTELILGKGPEIEQVESFSIGTVPQTMSFFPDGHIGAMVFDAAVLSARSRFEDAASTYTSERWSAAYGSSGTIRAIADAISKNGLGDGALSLKSMEALKRRLIQFGHAGKIDLIGMKADRATSMAGGLAILIAVMQELGIKSMKPVDAGLRMGVLWDLQLRATKRDRREQSVHDFQLRFHADDARACRVAHTANAMFALLKPAEDHYIKLLNWAALLHEIGLAVSHSGYHKHAAYMIENADLPGFTTREQRAMSSLVLAQKGSLRKVGDALHEGDFAKAVLALRLAVMFLHARIDIEAEEVRLKMKNRIEIELRKEWVSAHPTLAYWMEKEKEAWDEVGIDFSIRLHG is encoded by the coding sequence ATGTTTGCTGCAGTAGATTTGGGTTCCAATAGTTTCAGGCTGCATATCGGAAGGCATGACGGCGAAGTCATGCGCATCGTCAAGAGCGCACGCGATCCGGTGCGGCTGGGAGCAGGACTGGACAGCAAGGGGAATCTGACTGCAGCAGCCATGGAAGGCGCGCTCGCGTCACTGACGCGTTTCAATGCGATTTTAAGCAGTTACCCCTTGAGTGCCGTGCGGGTGGTTGCCACCAATACGATGCGTATTGCAAAAAACGCCGCCGTGTTTTTGCCGGCAGCGGAGGCTGCCATCGGTTATCCGATCGAGATTATTTCCGGCGAAGAAGAAGGCCGTCTGATTTACATGGGCGTTGCCAGCACTTTGCCATCGGCTGCTGAGCGTCGCCTGGTGCTGGATATCGGCGGCGGCTCTACCGAACTGATCCTGGGCAAGGGGCCGGAAATCGAACAGGTTGAATCATTCAGCATAGGCACGGTACCACAAACCATGTCATTTTTCCCCGATGGGCATATAGGCGCCATGGTTTTCGACGCTGCCGTGCTGTCGGCGCGTTCGCGTTTTGAAGATGCCGCGTCCACGTACACATCCGAACGCTGGTCGGCTGCCTATGGCTCATCCGGTACGATACGGGCGATTGCCGATGCCATCAGCAAGAATGGTCTGGGCGATGGCGCTTTATCCCTCAAGAGTATGGAGGCGCTCAAGCGCCGCCTGATCCAGTTCGGTCATGCAGGGAAAATTGATTTGATCGGCATGAAAGCCGATCGCGCCACCAGCATGGCCGGCGGTCTGGCGATTTTGATCGCCGTCATGCAGGAACTGGGCATCAAGTCCATGAAGCCGGTTGATGCAGGCTTGCGCATGGGGGTGCTGTGGGATTTGCAACTGCGCGCCACCAAACGCGATCGTCGCGAACAATCGGTGCACGATTTCCAGCTGCGTTTTCATGCCGATGATGCGCGCGCTTGTCGTGTTGCGCACACTGCCAACGCCATGTTCGCCTTGCTCAAGCCGGCAGAGGATCACTACATCAAGCTGCTGAACTGGGCTGCGCTGCTGCATGAAATCGGTCTGGCGGTATCGCATAGCGGTTACCACAAGCATGCCGCTTACATGATCGAAAATGCCGATCTGCCTGGCTTCACGACACGCGAACAGCGTGCGATGAGCTCTCTGGTGCTGGCGCAGAAGGGGAGCTTGCGCAAGGTCGGTGATGCCTTGCATGAGGGCGATTTCGCCAAGGCGGTGCTGGCCCTGCGACTGGCCGTGATGTTCCTGCATGCGCGCATCGATATCGAAGCGGAAGAAGTGCGATTGAAGATGAAAAACCGCATCGAAATCGAATTGCGCAAGGAATGGGTGAGCGCACACCCGACGCTGGCCTACTGGATGGAAAAGGAAAAGGAAGCCTGGGACGAAGTAGGCATCGATTTTTCAATCAGGCTGCATGGATGA
- a CDS encoding Putative DedA protein (Evidence 3 : Function proposed based on presence of conserved amino acid motif, structural feature or limited homology; Product type pe : putative enzyme) gives MFNSIVDIVSQSGYLGIFLLMLAENVFPPIPSELIMPLAGFVSARGELNIVLVILAGTAGSVVGALPWYYAGAIFGQHRLKRIANKHGRWMTLSSRDIDVASMWFARYGAAAVFFGRLIPAIRTLISVPAGIVHMPMLPFLAYSTIGSLIWTALLAVTGYLMQSQYDQVEHYMDPFSKGVLLLAITIYVYRFIRFKPQQS, from the coding sequence TTGTTCAATAGCATCGTCGATATCGTGTCGCAAAGCGGCTACCTGGGTATTTTTCTGCTGATGCTGGCGGAAAATGTGTTTCCACCGATTCCATCCGAATTGATCATGCCGCTGGCCGGCTTCGTTTCTGCGCGCGGCGAATTGAATATCGTGCTGGTCATACTGGCCGGCACCGCCGGTTCGGTCGTAGGCGCCTTGCCCTGGTATTACGCCGGTGCGATCTTCGGCCAGCACAGGCTCAAGCGTATCGCCAACAAGCATGGCCGCTGGATGACACTGTCGTCGCGCGATATCGATGTTGCTTCCATGTGGTTTGCACGTTATGGTGCGGCGGCGGTATTTTTCGGCCGCCTGATTCCGGCGATACGCACGCTGATCTCGGTGCCGGCCGGCATAGTGCATATGCCGATGCTGCCGTTTCTGGCATATTCGACCATCGGTTCACTGATCTGGACGGCCCTGCTGGCGGTGACGGGTTACCTGATGCAATCGCAGTATGACCAGGTCGAACACTATATGGACCCGTTCTCGAAAGGCGTACTGCTGCTGGCGATTACCATCTACGTTTATCGCTTCATACGCTTCAAACCGCAGCAGTCGTAA
- a CDS encoding conserved hypothetical protein (Evidence 4 : Homologs of previously reported genes of unknown function), with protein MSTENPVKAPAKRAVTKKTVPAKTGEAVTAKRATPVTKSSFVAKTNPRKEVDAVVKKTATETVTARKPVTKPASKPVAKPVTKAVTKPVSAKVDKQPQVAKPAAPSKEKVKKAKLVRDSFTMPETEYQVLNDVKKAFLKSGVSVKKSELLRAGVALIKAMKLDQLNAVISALPPLKAGRPKKDK; from the coding sequence GTGTCGACAGAGAATCCAGTCAAGGCGCCAGCCAAGAGAGCCGTAACAAAAAAAACCGTACCAGCAAAGACCGGCGAGGCAGTAACTGCCAAGCGGGCAACCCCTGTGACGAAGTCGAGCTTTGTAGCTAAAACGAACCCTCGAAAAGAGGTTGATGCAGTCGTGAAAAAAACCGCTACAGAAACTGTAACTGCCAGGAAACCGGTGACCAAACCGGCAAGCAAACCTGTAGCCAAGCCGGTAACCAAAGCTGTAACCAAGCCTGTATCGGCGAAGGTCGACAAGCAGCCGCAGGTTGCCAAGCCAGCGGCGCCGTCAAAAGAGAAGGTCAAGAAAGCCAAACTCGTTCGAGACAGCTTCACGATGCCGGAAACCGAATACCAGGTATTGAACGATGTCAAAAAGGCTTTTTTGAAATCCGGGGTATCGGTCAAGAAAAGCGAGTTGTTGCGTGCCGGAGTAGCCCTGATCAAGGCGATGAAATTGGATCAATTGAATGCAGTGATTTCTGCATTGCCGCCGCTAAAGGCTGGACGTCCGAAGAAAGACAAGTAA
- a CDS encoding putative Metallo-dependent phosphatase (Evidence 3 : Function proposed based on presence of conserved amino acid motif, structural feature or limited homology; Product type pe : putative enzyme), which yields MKPRDQFLTPDFIDAATGNKFDPPRAPVRFRTIWISDVHLGTTGCQAQRLLEFLRKTESETLYLVGDIIDGWQLKRRWYWQQAHNDVVQIVLKKAKKGTEVIFIPGNHDEAIREFIDLDFGGIRVRDELVHTTAQGKRMLVLHGDRFDGVIACAKWLAYVGDNLYSLILKFNQWFNVWRARAGLPYWSLSQYLKLKVKNAVSYISSFENALAAEARQRGLDGVICGHIHKPEIRDIDGILYCNDGDWVESLSALVEEPCGELRLVTWQEIVMSHTSAKHEKVNDLCVSPS from the coding sequence ATGAAGCCGCGCGACCAGTTCCTAACGCCCGATTTTATCGATGCCGCTACTGGTAATAAATTTGATCCGCCGCGCGCTCCTGTTCGATTCCGCACGATCTGGATTTCAGACGTGCACCTGGGAACGACCGGCTGCCAGGCACAACGCCTGCTGGAATTCCTGCGCAAGACCGAATCGGAAACCCTGTATCTGGTCGGCGACATCATAGATGGCTGGCAATTGAAGCGGCGCTGGTACTGGCAGCAGGCGCATAACGATGTGGTGCAAATCGTATTGAAGAAAGCGAAGAAGGGCACGGAAGTCATTTTCATTCCGGGCAACCACGACGAAGCGATACGCGAATTCATCGATCTGGATTTCGGCGGTATTCGGGTGCGCGACGAGCTGGTGCATACCACTGCGCAAGGCAAGCGCATGCTGGTGCTGCACGGCGACCGTTTTGATGGCGTGATCGCCTGTGCCAAGTGGCTGGCTTACGTCGGTGACAATCTTTATTCGCTCATACTCAAATTCAACCAGTGGTTCAACGTCTGGCGCGCCCGCGCCGGTTTGCCCTATTGGTCATTGTCGCAATACCTGAAGCTGAAGGTAAAAAATGCAGTCAGCTATATCTCTTCCTTTGAAAACGCGCTGGCGGCAGAAGCCAGGCAGCGTGGCCTGGATGGCGTCATCTGCGGTCACATCCACAAACCGGAAATTCGCGACATCGACGGCATCCTGTATTGCAATGACGGCGACTGGGTGGAAAGTCTGTCGGCGCTGGTCGAAGAGCCGTGTGGTGAATTGCGGCTCGTCACCTGGCAGGAAATCGTGATGTCGCACACATCAGCCAAACATGAAAAGGTAAACGACTTATGCGTATCGCCATCGTAA
- the gtrA gene encoding Glycosyltransferase (Evidence 2b : Function of strongly homologous gene; PubMedId : 16385130, 12597275; Product type e : enzyme) yields the protein MRIAIVTDAWTPQVNGVVNTLKATRKQLRASGHAVLMVTPEHIRSYSCPTYPEIRLAYKPYGKVASALDDFDADCIHIATEGPMGLAARRYCLNRGLDFTTAYHTRFPEYLRARFHLPLAVTYRWLKWFHGPAKAVMVPTPRMQDALEQSGFRNVVQWSRGVDTAYFKPGPREEASLQRPLYLYVGRIAVEKNIEAFLQMDLPGAKWVIGDGPMRDELEKKYPDVRFLGAKPHEALPAYYNCADVFVFPSRTDTFGLVLVEAMACGVPVAAYPVEGPIDVVAHGKAGVLDTDLTRACFEALKLKRSVVREHALCYSWDAATQQFLQHLHPVRKSNGLAVVRSSLA from the coding sequence ATGCGTATCGCCATCGTAACGGACGCCTGGACACCGCAAGTCAACGGTGTCGTCAATACATTGAAGGCCACACGCAAGCAATTGCGTGCCAGCGGTCATGCGGTTCTGATGGTAACGCCGGAGCATATACGCAGTTATTCCTGCCCGACCTATCCGGAAATTCGCCTGGCCTACAAGCCCTACGGCAAGGTGGCGTCCGCGCTGGACGATTTCGATGCGGATTGCATACACATTGCAACGGAAGGGCCGATGGGGCTGGCGGCGCGGCGTTACTGCCTCAATCGCGGGCTGGATTTCACGACCGCCTATCACACCCGTTTCCCCGAATATTTGCGTGCCCGCTTTCATCTGCCGCTGGCAGTGACGTATCGCTGGCTCAAATGGTTTCATGGCCCGGCCAAGGCGGTGATGGTGCCGACGCCGCGCATGCAGGATGCGCTGGAGCAGAGCGGTTTCAGGAATGTGGTGCAATGGAGTCGTGGTGTGGACACCGCTTATTTCAAGCCGGGCCCGCGCGAGGAAGCATCGCTGCAGCGTCCGCTTTATCTGTATGTGGGCCGCATCGCCGTCGAGAAAAATATCGAGGCTTTCCTGCAAATGGACTTGCCCGGTGCCAAATGGGTGATAGGCGATGGCCCGATGCGCGACGAGCTGGAGAAAAAATATCCGGACGTGCGCTTTCTCGGCGCCAAGCCGCATGAAGCACTGCCGGCATATTACAACTGCGCCGATGTATTCGTGTTCCCGAGTCGTACCGACACCTTCGGCCTGGTGCTGGTCGAAGCGATGGCGTGTGGCGTGCCGGTGGCGGCCTATCCGGTCGAAGGGCCGATCGATGTGGTGGCGCATGGCAAAGCCGGCGTCCTCGATACGGATTTGACGCGTGCCTGTTTCGAAGCCTTGAAATTGAAGCGCTCGGTGGTGCGGGAGCATGCGCTGTGTTATTCGTGGGATGCGGCGACTCAGCAGTTCCTGCAACATTTGCATCCGGTACGCAAGAGCAATGGGCTGGCTGTGGTGCGATCCTCGCTGGCATAG
- a CDS encoding Conserved hypothetical protein (Evidence 4 : Homologs of previously reported genes of unknown function) → MRLLNASADTTSASPRLTLSMASTPAEVREVQRLRYKVFIEGMGLTALANDERLDKDEYDTYCDHLIVRDSTTLKVVGTYRVLSPQAARKAGGFYSEQEFDLGRLDHLRDRIAEAGRACIHPKYRSGAVIMMLWAGIAAFMQKEKCTYLIGCASISLADGGHNAAALYHAIAETNLAPAEYRVKPHLPFPVAVREAGHNPAIPPLIRGYLRSGAWICGEPAWDPDFHSADLFMMLPLAKLDSRYARHYLKDGVKDGAKDDSKEDAPA, encoded by the coding sequence ATGCGATTACTGAATGCTTCTGCCGATACCACCTCCGCTTCCCCCCGACTGACCTTGAGCATGGCCAGCACGCCGGCTGAAGTGCGGGAAGTACAGCGTTTGCGTTACAAGGTCTTTATCGAAGGCATGGGTTTGACCGCACTGGCAAACGACGAACGCCTCGACAAGGATGAATACGATACGTATTGCGATCACCTGATCGTACGCGACTCTACTACGCTCAAAGTGGTGGGAACCTACCGCGTGCTCAGCCCGCAAGCCGCGCGCAAGGCGGGCGGTTTTTACTCCGAGCAGGAGTTCGATCTCGGCCGGCTCGATCATCTCCGGGACCGCATTGCCGAAGCAGGCCGCGCCTGCATCCATCCAAAATATCGCAGCGGCGCAGTCATCATGATGTTGTGGGCCGGGATCGCCGCTTTCATGCAAAAGGAAAAGTGCACATATCTGATCGGTTGCGCCAGCATCAGTCTGGCAGATGGCGGCCACAATGCCGCCGCGCTGTATCACGCGATCGCCGAGACCAATCTCGCGCCTGCTGAATATCGCGTCAAACCGCACTTGCCGTTCCCGGTTGCAGTGCGCGAAGCCGGTCACAATCCGGCGATCCCGCCGCTGATAAGAGGCTACCTGCGTAGCGGCGCGTGGATATGCGGTGAACCGGCATGGGACCCTGATTTTCACAGCGCCGATCTGTTCATGATGCTGCCGCTGGCCAAGCTCGATAGCCGCTATGCGCGTCACTATTTAAAGGACGGCGTCAAAGACGGTGCGAAAGACGACAGCAAAGAGGACGCGCCAGCATGA
- a CDS encoding putative ABC-type branched-chain amino acid transport systems, periplasmic component (Evidence 3 : Function proposed based on presence of conserved amino acid motif, structural feature or limited homology; Product type pt : putative transporter): MIFLFLRSCSVASAAFLISAAAFSADETIVIGQAIDLSSPNAAIGRDYVAGIKTYFDALNAAGGIAGKKIRYIVRDDQATPAVAVKVVSELIEREQVDFLLGGVGDKVTQAVLNAPAFKRSNLVLFAPLVDAVELNDNRALFWRPTYLQEVRHILSHFAPLGITNVGIVYQDGPSTQQAFRSVSSELRGRGLNLSGTLRLSDNEKQNAQEVAHLAATKPGFVIVIADTIGTSLFLKEFRKFSSQTFVAGTSLINLDTLRELAGARAVEWTVFSQVVPNPNAGKSAIQLEHLTMMKKYRDEPPSSLTLEGFVIAKALTRTIQKSKRPLHMALQDFLAQDSNIDLGGLAISSSGRNNHLSNYVDIALFKKTGLIF; encoded by the coding sequence ATGATCTTTCTATTCCTGCGTTCATGCTCCGTCGCTTCGGCAGCCTTCCTGATATCTGCTGCCGCGTTTTCCGCGGACGAAACCATCGTCATCGGCCAGGCCATCGATCTATCCAGCCCGAATGCCGCCATCGGCCGCGACTATGTGGCCGGCATCAAGACCTATTTCGATGCGCTCAATGCCGCCGGCGGCATTGCCGGCAAAAAGATTCGTTACATCGTGCGCGACGATCAGGCGACCCCGGCCGTTGCAGTCAAGGTCGTATCCGAGCTGATCGAGCGCGAACAGGTCGATTTCCTGCTTGGTGGTGTGGGTGACAAGGTGACGCAGGCGGTGCTGAATGCGCCCGCCTTCAAACGCAGCAATCTGGTTTTATTTGCACCGCTGGTCGATGCCGTCGAATTGAACGACAACCGTGCTCTATTCTGGCGCCCGACTTATCTGCAGGAAGTACGGCATATTCTGTCGCATTTCGCGCCACTGGGAATCACGAATGTCGGCATTGTTTACCAGGACGGGCCATCCACGCAGCAGGCATTTCGCAGCGTCTCCAGCGAATTGCGCGGGCGTGGCCTGAATCTGAGTGGCACGCTGCGTTTAAGCGATAACGAAAAGCAGAATGCCCAGGAAGTCGCGCACCTTGCCGCGACCAAACCGGGCTTTGTCATCGTGATTGCCGATACGATAGGAACCTCGCTATTCCTCAAGGAATTTCGCAAGTTTTCCTCGCAAACCTTTGTCGCCGGCACGTCGCTGATCAATCTGGACACCTTGCGCGAACTGGCCGGCGCCCGCGCGGTGGAATGGACGGTATTTTCACAGGTAGTGCCCAATCCGAATGCGGGCAAGAGCGCGATACAACTCGAGCATTTGACGATGATGAAAAAGTATCGCGACGAGCCGCCTTCATCGCTGACGCTGGAAGGATTCGTCATCGCCAAGGCGCTGACCAGGACGATTCAGAAATCGAAACGCCCGCTGCACATGGCCCTGCAGGATTTTCTGGCGCAGGATAGCAATATCGATCTTGGCGGTCTGGCGATCAGTTCTTCAGGCAGGAACAATCACCTGTCAAACTACGTCGATATTGCTCTCTTCAAGAAAACCGGCCTCATATTCTGA